The segment CTGCTCAGGGTCACGCCGAGTCCTTTAACTGAATAGCTGGCGCTCAGCCAGATCGCCTGGCCATTTTTATAAATGTAATTGTTGATGGCGGACGGATCGTTGATTTTCATGGCATATTCTCCAGCCAGGGTGAATCCCCCGCGGATCAGGTTCAGACGTGCGGCCCAGGCGCCCACGTTCAACGGCAGACTCAGCATATGGCTCTCATCGGTCATGATTTGCTCATCATCCTGGTATTTACTGACAAAGCTTCCTCCCAGGATGATGCGCGTCCGGGCCTTTGCCCATTGCTGGATCACGTCATTGAAATTGATCTCTCCATCCACGCCACGGACGATGGCAGGGCCCTTATCCCAGAAAAACCGTTGCTTCCCGATCACACCCTTCAGCAGGATTCCCCGGACAGGTTCGATTTTGGCTCTGAAACCATCGATGGAATTATCGTATCCCAGATTCCATTCTTCGTAGCTTCTCAGGATCAGACCATTTCCAAACTGCTCATAGAAATTTCCCGCGGTCAGGTCAAACATCCCTTTTTTGAACTGGACAAACCGGTACGGTATGCCCTGTCCTTTGTATCTCGGATCGAATCCGGTTATCGGATTAAGGTACCCTTCATAACGTATACCTGCTGTAAAAGGACCATTTGCGTAGATCACATTCAGAAAGCCATTCATCAGCAATTTTTCATTCACGTCAGGAGCCCCGATGGCCGAGTCGGGTTTGTAGGTCTGGGCATCCAGCTGAAAGCTTCCGTGAACGTCACCCCCCAGGAAATTCTGGGCAGTGCCAATGCAAGGGATCAAGATTAACAAAAAAATAAATATCCGGACGAAGAGTAACAGGTTATTCATGGTCATTCTTTGTCATTCGAGGTCATTATTGTCATTGACACAGAGTAGCAAGCTGAGCGAAATATATACTTATTAAACTTTATTCACCTGAGTCCTTCGATGAGATATCTTCACCTGCTTTGACTTTACGGACAAGGTCAATAAGTTCAAGTTCAGCACCTTCGGTGAATGAAGTGTGCTGCCACACGATTTCACCTTTTCCGTTCAACAGGAACGTGTGCGGGATCAGGTTGACATTCATGGCACGCTTGAAATCCCCGTTTGGATCAAGATAAATGTCAAAATCCCATCCTTTTCCGTTAACAAAAGGCATCACCTTGGAGGATGACCTGGAGTCGTCGATGGATATTGCCACAAGCCTGACACCCGTTTCTTCCTGCCACTCATCATAGACATCGCTGATCGTTGTCAGCTCCCTGACGCAGGGTTTGCACCACAACGCCCAGAAGCTGATGATCATCGGATTCCCTTCGTTTGTCAGGTCAGCGGTATTGAAATTTTGCCCATCCACAGTTTTGACGGTGACAGAGGGGATCGTTCGGTTGGCTTTATCATCTCCCTGGGCAGAACACATCCATCCGGTGACCAGGAATGCCAAAAACAGAACACCAATTCTTTTCATAGGATAACATATTGATAGAGGGTGATATACGAGTTTAAAACACGGGACAAATTTACATAATTCTCTGTTCGCCGACAGCAGGGTTTTCAATTTAGCCTAAGTCTAAAGAGCAGGGCCATCCTGTACCAATTTTTGTACCACGCTAGGTCGCTCAGGCTTAAAACCGGCACAGCGTGCTTTCTGTTTACGCCTCAACATAAACCTCCAGCAAGTCAACGGTTGGAGAAGGGAATAGCTGGAATTCAGGAATCTCAGCAGGTACGAGGACTGCATCACCGCTGACCAGGGGCAGGCGTCCCTCCCGGCAGACCAGTTCTGCACGGCCCCCCGTGCAAACATAGACCACAAAAGAATCCGGTTTTGCGAATTCCTTCCACGACGGTTTGGTGAGCTGCAGCAGGTTTGTCGTAAAATAGGGACTTTCAACCAGGGTGACCGCTGCGTTCGGCTTTCCCGAATAGTGGATCCGGCTCTGATCACCCACCTGGTAGTCAATGGCGTCAAGAGCCTGACTGATGTGCAATTCACGCCTGTTGCCCTGCGGATCCGTCCTGTCCCAGTCATAGACCCGGTAGGTGATATCGGAGGCCTGCTGGATCTCTGTCAGTAAAATGCCCGGTCCGAGTGCATGGATCCTCCCGGCAGGCAAATAAAAAACATCGCCAGCCGTTACCTTTTCCGTATTCAAGATCTCACGGAGGGACCCGTTTTGCAAATGATCAAGGAATTGCTGACGATCAACGGGCTTCCTGAACCCGCTGATCAATTCTGCGTCAGGCCCGGCATCGATCACATACCACATTTCCGTTTTGCCATAGCCCTGGTGCCGCTCCAAAGCCAGTTCATCATCGGGGTGGACCTGGACCGACAGGTAATCATTGGAATCAATGAATTTAAAAAGGAGCGGGAACCGATCTCCGAACTTTTCAAATACCGGCCCTCCCACCAAGTCGTCCATATACACCTCCACAAGCTCATTGAGTTCATTGCCGGCCAGGAAACCATTGCTGACGACGGTACTTTCACCTTCCACCCCTGAGATAAGCCAAACTTCACCACAATTGGGCAGGGGAGAGAAGTCCTTGC is part of the Bacteroidales bacterium genome and harbors:
- a CDS encoding mannose-6-phosphate isomerase, giving the protein MNSLYPLLFRPVYKEKIWGGQRIKTLLGKDFSPLPNCGEVWLISGVEGESTVVSNGFLAGNELNELVEVYMDDLVGGPVFEKFGDRFPLLFKFIDSNDYLSVQVHPDDELALERHQGYGKTEMWYVIDAGPDAELISGFRKPVDRQQFLDHLQNGSLREILNTEKVTAGDVFYLPAGRIHALGPGILLTEIQQASDITYRVYDWDRTDPQGNRRELHISQALDAIDYQVGDQSRIHYSGKPNAAVTLVESPYFTTNLLQLTKPSWKEFAKPDSFVVYVCTGGRAELVCREGRLPLVSGDAVLVPAEIPEFQLFPSPTVDLLEVYVEA
- a CDS encoding DUF6029 family protein — translated: MNNLLLFVRIFIFLLILIPCIGTAQNFLGGDVHGSFQLDAQTYKPDSAIGAPDVNEKLLMNGFLNVIYANGPFTAGIRYEGYLNPITGFDPRYKGQGIPYRFVQFKKGMFDLTAGNFYEQFGNGLILRSYEEWNLGYDNSIDGFRAKIEPVRGILLKGVIGKQRFFWDKGPAIVRGVDGEINFNDVIQQWAKARTRIILGGSFVSKYQDDEQIMTDESHMLSLPLNVGAWAARLNLIRGGFTLAGEYAMKINDPSAINNYIYKNGQAIWLSASYSVKGLGVTLSSKYIDNMSFKSKRTETSNALDINFLPPLTDQYSYSLAAIYPYATQPNGELGILGQVVYTIPKKSKIGGKYGTTIKLAYSSTNDIKRSAVNDTTSIGQPGTDGYEAGLFGRGDTRYYEELNVELSRKFNPSFKAILFYLYQMYNIEVIEGHTGEPVVYAHTAVADLVYRINDTHSLRAELQHLWSQQDKGDWAMGLLEYTISPHWFVVVFDQYNYGNPDKDKRFHYYNVGFGFMHESSRIELRYARQREGIICVGGVCRNVPASNGFTLTLTSSF
- a CDS encoding TlpA disulfide reductase family protein produces the protein MKRIGVLFLAFLVTGWMCSAQGDDKANRTIPSVTVKTVDGQNFNTADLTNEGNPMIISFWALWCKPCVRELTTISDVYDEWQEETGVRLVAISIDDSRSSSKVMPFVNGKGWDFDIYLDPNGDFKRAMNVNLIPHTFLLNGKGEIVWQHTSFTEGAELELIDLVRKVKAGEDISSKDSGE